A region from the Silene latifolia isolate original U9 population chromosome 7, ASM4854445v1, whole genome shotgun sequence genome encodes:
- the LOC141590127 gene encoding uncharacterized protein LOC141590127, whose amino-acid sequence MDDVSSTDKGADSKVKNVTARIKAVTRDPTGLNSSEASQEFFEGEKIQKYVAEAEQIAERLKVSVGNAPAFGEVVNNQPSDKEIEKSTVPSLPMDTQELMECMFSTAEIKEALCGLPADGSGPGGEATVLKDVIENVEQQPNNGGENVVVVDGVEVTPGDPSTEWSGNQIPLNFMSTADVNEAFAGVDEGTISAAKEGVVVEIAGSRVEPVAPPSPPFM is encoded by the exons ATGGATGATGTATCAAGTACTGACAAAGGAGCTGATTCCAAGGTTAAAA atgtTACCGCAAGGATCAAAGCTGTTACTAGGGATCCGACGGGCCTAAATTCTAGTgaggcctctcaagaattctttgagggtgaaaagattcaaaagtacgtcgcTGAAGCAGAACAGATTGCAGAAAGGCTGAAGGTTTCTGTTGGTAATGctcctgcatttggagaggtagtta acaatcaaccgtcagataaggagatagaaaaatctacggtcccatcattgccaatggatacacaagaattgatggagtgtatgttttctactgctgaaatcaaggaagctttatgtggacttccagcggacgggagtggtcctggtggcgag gccactgtactaaaggatgtaattgagaatgttgaacaacagCCTAACAACGGGGGTGAAAACGTAGTTGTTGTCGATGGTGTGGAGGTCACCCCGGGGGATCCTTCAACGGAATGGAGTGGAAATCAAATCCCTCTGAATTTCATGAGCACGGcagatgtgaatgaggcatttgccggggttgatGAGGGAACGATTAGTGCGGCCAAAGAAGGTGTGGTAGTTGAAATCGCTGGTTctagggttgagccggttgcaccacCCTCCCCCCCATTTATGTGa
- the LOC141590128 gene encoding uncharacterized protein LOC141590128 — MRAMRDPYFSDFVLRVGDGSHPYENGKDIKLPRSIVISETQETVIIDQLIDVVYPDIHHITANPSLMTGKAILTPKNDDTQAINSILVSRQEGEAFTYKSFDEAANVATEQYLTKFLNTLQPGGLPPHELVAKRNSPVILLRNLDPTSGLCTGTRLICRAFSRNVIDVEIVVGHHKGERVFIPRIPLQPSPTDKFPFHFRRKQFLIILSFAMTINKAQGHKINRVGIYLPHPIFSLGQLYIALSRATQSSDITINKLSLFIRETRSKWIICRLKLPSMLDVQE, encoded by the exons ATGAGGGCTATGCGTGATCCTTATTTTAGCGACTTTGTTCTACGTGTTGGTGATGGTTCTCATCCTTATGAAAATGGAAAAGATATCAAATTACCAAGATCGATTGTCATATCTGAAACACAAGAAACTGTGATAATTGATCAGCTCATTGATGTAGTTTATCCTGATATACATCACATTACTGCAAATCCATCTTTAATGACAGGAAAAGCGATACTGACTCCAAAAAATGACGATACACAAGCGATAAATTCAATATTAGTTTCTCGACAAGAAGGCGAGGCATTTACCTACAAAAGCTTTGATGAAGCCGCAAATGTGGCAACGGAACAGTATCTGACGAAATTTCTTAATACACTACAGCCTGGCGGTCTTCCACCACATGAATTGGTCGCGAAAAGAAATAGTCCTGTAATTTTGTTGAGAAACTTAGATCCCACTTCTGGCCTCTGTACTGGTACAAGACTCATCTGCAGAGCCTTTTCTAGAAATGTTATAGATGTTGAAATTGTTGTGGGTCATCACAAGGGAGAAAGAGTTTTCATACCTAGAATTCCACTGCAGCCATCTCCTACCGATAAATTTCCTTTTCACTTCAGAAGAAAACAGTTCCTTATTATATTAAGTTTTGCAATGACTATTAACAAAGCGCAAGGACATAAAATTAATAGAGTAGGCATATATCTGCCACATCCTATTTTCTCGCTTGGTCAATTATATATAGCACTTTCCAGAGCAACACAAAGCTCAGACATCACG ATAAATAAATTGTCATTGTTCATCAGAGAAACACGCTCAAaatggatcatatgcagattgaagttgccgtcgatG CTTGATGTTCAAGAATAA